One Streptomyces sp. R28 DNA window includes the following coding sequences:
- a CDS encoding helix-turn-helix domain-containing protein, translating to MDAAQQEATARARELQRNWYGEPLGALFRKLIDDLGLNQARLAGVLGLSAPMLSQLMSGQRAKIGNPAVVQRVQLLQDLAGQVADGSVSAAEATDRMDEIKKSQGGSVLSNTTQTTSSSGAPTVKRVVREIQSLLRSVAAAGDIIDAADTLAPTHPELAEFLRVYGAGRTSDAVAHYQSHQS from the coding sequence ATGGACGCCGCACAGCAGGAAGCGACCGCGAGAGCGCGGGAACTGCAGCGGAACTGGTACGGGGAGCCGCTGGGGGCGCTCTTCCGTAAGCTCATCGACGATCTTGGTCTCAACCAGGCTCGTCTCGCGGGGGTACTGGGACTGTCCGCACCGATGCTGTCGCAGCTGATGAGCGGCCAGCGGGCGAAGATCGGCAATCCCGCCGTGGTCCAGCGGGTGCAGCTGCTGCAGGACCTGGCGGGGCAGGTCGCGGACGGCAGCGTGAGCGCGGCCGAGGCCACCGACCGCATGGATGAGATCAAGAAGTCGCAGGGGGGCTCGGTGCTCAGCAACACGACGCAGACGACGAGCAGTTCGGGGGCGCCCACGGTCAAGCGGGTGGTCCGCGAGATCCAGTCCCTGCTGCGCTCGGTGGCCGCCGCGGGGGACATCATCGATGCCGCGGACACTCTCGCCCCCACCCACCCGGAGCTGGCAGAGTTCCTCCGGGTGTACGGCGCCGGCCGCACCTCCGACGCGGTCGCGCACTACCAGTCCCACCAGAGCTGA
- a CDS encoding RNA polymerase sigma factor, which translates to MSQDLPSQASRAPRMKKLPPDFEAFHQMYRPLYVNWAKSRLGNWHDAEEAVDAAFEQLLKAWSTVLSKENPTAYAWRVIRNSTIDHSRTRDRRPALMGEAFDTVALTHAVDPISQLEESLNLYAEIEQLPPRQMDVAFLHFGLGYSAVEIAAALGITPAGVRSTVRHAKRRLQHAYGVKQNLTQPRTDEEGHVEEGHAEEGKADDIAH; encoded by the coding sequence ATGAGTCAGGACCTGCCGAGCCAAGCCTCCCGCGCCCCGCGCATGAAAAAGCTGCCGCCGGACTTCGAGGCCTTCCACCAGATGTACCGGCCGCTGTACGTCAACTGGGCCAAGTCCCGACTGGGCAACTGGCACGACGCCGAGGAAGCGGTGGACGCCGCCTTCGAGCAGCTGCTCAAGGCATGGAGCACCGTGCTGTCCAAGGAGAACCCCACCGCGTACGCCTGGCGGGTCATCAGAAACAGCACCATCGACCACTCACGGACCCGCGACCGCCGCCCGGCACTCATGGGCGAGGCCTTCGACACCGTGGCGCTGACCCACGCCGTGGACCCCATCAGCCAGCTCGAGGAAAGCCTCAACCTCTACGCGGAGATCGAACAACTGCCGCCGCGTCAGATGGACGTCGCCTTCCTGCACTTCGGGCTCGGCTACAGCGCGGTCGAGATAGCGGCCGCCCTCGGCATCACCCCGGCCGGCGTGCGCTCCACCGTCCGCCACGCCAAACGGCGCCTCCAGCACGCGTACGGCGTGAAGCAGAACCTCACGCAACCCCGTACGGACGAGGAAGGGCACGTAGAGGAAGGGCACGCCGAGGAAGGGAAAGCCGATGACATCGCCCATTGA
- a CDS encoding DUF5324 family protein, whose translation MTRIDSVRAATGSAKDSVLHAAEVVAPYADTAKDRASHYAHEARVRLAPKVSQATEQARAQALMQYGAYVAPRLEQARSHVPSKVDLAAHEAAARTRKAARQAADYSRPRIEQAVAAAAPVRGEAAARGAAALAALRGQVSPKEIEKLVRKHQRRAKAGRVAKVLALAGALAGSAFAAWKWWDKQANPDWLVEPPAATEVPESSPLASVDGSGKSVLDPEVEAKEAEEEAARRDEGR comes from the coding sequence GTGACCCGCATCGATAGCGTGCGCGCCGCGACCGGCTCGGCGAAGGACAGCGTGCTGCACGCCGCGGAAGTGGTGGCGCCCTACGCCGACACCGCCAAGGACAGGGCCTCGCACTACGCGCATGAGGCACGCGTACGGCTCGCGCCGAAGGTGTCGCAAGCCACCGAGCAGGCCCGCGCGCAAGCCCTGATGCAGTACGGCGCGTATGTCGCGCCGCGTCTGGAGCAGGCACGTTCGCATGTGCCGTCGAAGGTCGACCTGGCCGCTCATGAGGCGGCCGCCCGTACGCGCAAGGCGGCTCGGCAGGCCGCCGACTATTCCCGGCCGAGGATCGAGCAGGCGGTGGCCGCGGCCGCGCCCGTCAGGGGCGAGGCCGCTGCGCGCGGTGCCGCCGCGCTGGCCGCGCTGCGCGGTCAGGTCTCGCCGAAGGAGATCGAGAAGCTGGTCCGCAAGCATCAGCGGCGCGCCAAGGCCGGCCGCGTCGCGAAGGTGCTGGCACTTGCCGGTGCTCTCGCTGGTTCCGCGTTCGCCGCCTGGAAGTGGTGGGACAAGCAGGCCAACCCGGACTGGTTGGTCGAGCCTCCTGCCGCGACCGAGGTGCCGGAGTCGAGCCCTCTCGCTTCGGTGGACGGCAGCGGCAAGTCCGTTCTCGATCCTGAGGTCGAGGCGAAGGAGGCCGAGGAGGAGGCTGCCCGGCGCGACGAGGGCCGGTGA